One Massilia sp. 9096 genomic window carries:
- the ligD gene encoding DNA ligase D, producing MSDALKLYKAKRDFSITSEPAEGGAPSTGALTFVIQKHWATRLHYDFRLELDGSMKSWAVPKGPSYDTHDKRMAVHVEDHPISYSDFEGTIPPHQYGAGEVIVWDKGTWTPLGDPRQGYAKGEIKFEMHGHKMHGRWVLVRLRGHDDDKQEPWLLIKETDEYARPASEFSVVDQFPDSVKDLPMPAAESAAKTATKAVAKSPGRRGAMPAGALKAELPETLNAELATLVDGPPPDPENWIYEIKFDGYRMLTRVQGKDIRLITRNGNDWSDKLGPLKKELARMKLPDGWYDGEIVVHDENGKPNFNLLQLAFDGSNSAQIVYFVFDAPYMKGYDLRDVRLDERRPLLEAALGAKPSEMVRFSAEFGDDPTQLVAAACQVGLEGVIGKRRDSRYVTRRSPEWIKLKCGMRQEFVIGGYTDPKGSRVGVGSLLLGYYDDAGVLRYAGHVGSGFNGASLRHMRETLEAIGSDENPFPPRAVPGRGNHWVKPQLVAEVSFSEWTPADIIRHPVFQGLRKDKPARAVVRERPKHAEEASAMAANEHKQTASASASTGAPAKAKGRTKAAASTLPDGLPPTFKVTHGERVMDKESGVTKLEMVRYYALVGELMMAHLKDRPVSLVRAPEGVGGELFFQKHVVDTAKMPGVAQMDPRLDPEHPSMTEIATLEGLLSAAQWNVIEIHSQNATGAHYDTPDRMVFDLDPGEGVEFERVQEAALLMRSFLADLGLNAFLKTSGGKGLHVVVPIKPKLDWDTVKDFSHAIVNHLARTLPERFSDKSGAKNRVGRIFIDYLRNGRGATTVAAWSARTRPGLGISVPVRWEELPQLTSGAHWTVRTVGERLEAGNTPWADYAKSATTLTKAMKTLGFAPAKK from the coding sequence ATGTCCGACGCCCTCAAGCTGTACAAAGCCAAACGCGATTTTTCGATCACGTCCGAACCCGCGGAGGGCGGCGCGCCGAGCACCGGCGCGCTGACTTTCGTGATCCAGAAGCACTGGGCCACGCGCCTGCACTACGACTTCCGGCTCGAGCTGGACGGCAGCATGAAAAGCTGGGCCGTGCCCAAGGGCCCGAGCTACGACACCCACGACAAACGCATGGCCGTGCACGTCGAGGACCACCCGATCTCCTACTCCGACTTCGAAGGCACGATCCCGCCGCACCAGTACGGCGCCGGCGAAGTGATCGTCTGGGACAAGGGCACCTGGACCCCGCTGGGCGACCCGCGCCAGGGTTATGCCAAGGGCGAAATCAAGTTCGAGATGCACGGCCACAAGATGCATGGGCGCTGGGTGCTGGTGCGCCTGCGCGGCCATGACGACGACAAGCAGGAACCCTGGCTGCTCATCAAGGAAACCGACGAGTATGCGCGCCCGGCGTCCGAATTCTCGGTGGTCGACCAGTTCCCCGACAGCGTCAAGGACCTGCCGATGCCGGCCGCCGAATCCGCCGCCAAGACTGCCACCAAGGCTGTTGCCAAAAGCCCCGGCCGGCGCGGGGCGATGCCCGCGGGCGCGCTCAAGGCCGAGCTGCCCGAGACCCTGAACGCCGAACTGGCGACGCTGGTCGACGGTCCGCCGCCCGACCCCGAGAACTGGATCTACGAGATCAAGTTCGACGGCTACCGCATGCTCACGCGCGTGCAGGGCAAGGATATCCGCCTGATCACCCGCAACGGCAACGACTGGAGCGACAAGCTCGGCCCGCTCAAGAAGGAGCTGGCGCGCATGAAGCTGCCGGACGGCTGGTACGACGGCGAGATCGTCGTGCACGACGAGAACGGCAAGCCCAACTTCAACCTGCTGCAGCTGGCCTTCGACGGCTCCAACAGCGCTCAGATCGTGTATTTCGTGTTCGACGCGCCCTACATGAAGGGCTACGACTTGCGCGACGTGCGCCTGGACGAGCGCCGCCCGCTGCTGGAGGCGGCCCTGGGCGCCAAGCCCTCGGAGATGGTGCGCTTTTCCGCCGAATTCGGCGACGACCCGACCCAGCTGGTGGCCGCCGCCTGCCAGGTCGGCCTGGAGGGCGTGATCGGCAAGCGGCGCGATTCGCGCTACGTGACGCGCCGCTCGCCCGAGTGGATCAAGCTCAAGTGCGGGATGCGCCAGGAATTCGTCATCGGCGGCTACACCGACCCGAAGGGTTCGCGCGTCGGCGTCGGCTCGCTGCTGCTCGGCTACTACGACGACGCGGGCGTGCTGCGCTACGCCGGCCACGTCGGCAGCGGCTTCAACGGCGCCTCGCTACGCCACATGCGCGAGACGCTGGAGGCAATCGGCAGCGACGAGAATCCGTTCCCGCCGCGCGCAGTGCCGGGCCGCGGCAACCACTGGGTCAAGCCGCAACTCGTGGCCGAGGTCAGCTTCTCGGAATGGACTCCGGCCGACATCATCCGCCACCCGGTGTTCCAGGGGCTGCGCAAGGATAAGCCCGCGCGCGCCGTGGTGCGCGAACGGCCCAAGCACGCAGAGGAGGCAAGCGCGATGGCAGCGAACGAACACAAGCAAACCGCATCGGCATCGGCATCGACAGGGGCGCCGGCGAAGGCCAAGGGCCGCACCAAGGCGGCCGCATCGACGCTGCCCGACGGCCTGCCGCCGACATTCAAGGTCACCCACGGCGAGCGCGTGATGGACAAGGAGTCCGGCGTCACCAAGCTCGAGATGGTGCGCTACTACGCCCTGGTCGGCGAATTGATGATGGCGCACCTGAAGGACCGTCCGGTCTCGCTGGTGCGCGCGCCCGAAGGCGTGGGCGGCGAGCTGTTCTTCCAGAAGCACGTGGTCGACACCGCCAAGATGCCGGGCGTGGCGCAGATGGACCCCAGGCTCGACCCCGAGCACCCGAGCATGACCGAGATCGCCACCCTGGAGGGCCTGCTGTCGGCCGCGCAGTGGAACGTGATCGAGATCCACAGCCAGAACGCCACCGGCGCCCATTACGACACGCCCGACCGCATGGTGTTCGACCTCGACCCGGGCGAAGGCGTCGAGTTCGAGCGGGTGCAGGAAGCGGCGCTGCTGATGCGCTCCTTCCTGGCCGACCTCGGCCTGAACGCGTTCCTGAAGACCAGCGGCGGCAAGGGCTTGCACGTGGTGGTGCCGATCAAGCCGAAGCTCGACTGGGACACGGTCAAGGACTTCTCGCATGCGATCGTGAACCACCTGGCCAGGACGCTGCCCGAGCGCTTCTCGGACAAGAGCGGCGCCAAGAACCGGGTCGGACGCATCTTCATCGACTACCTGCGCAACGGCCGCGGCGCGACCACGGTCGCGGCCTGGTCGGCGCGCACCCGGCCTGGCCTGGGCATCTCGGTGCCGGTGCGCTGGGAAGAGCTGCCGCAGTTGACCTCGGGCGCGCACTGGACCGTGCGCACCGTGGGCGAGCGGCTCGAGGCCGGCAACACGCCCTGGGCCGACTACGCCAAGAGCGCGACCACGCTGACGAAGGCGATGAAGACGCTGGGGTTCGCGCCGGCCAAAAAGTAG
- a CDS encoding M28 family metallopeptidase, whose product MRKPAFALLALAAAAAAFCAQAATPANTPVAGNGAAHIDPKHLAEDTKVLSSDAFEGRGPNTAGETKTVAYLIKQFSEAGLKPGGDLVGGKRSWTQDVPLGRFEIQGPVDISVTDGKGSQKLRQGEDVAFRAAMNNMRLVDFKNAPLVFVGYGVTAPERKWDDFKGMDLKGKLAVVLINDPDFETGQGDFGGKAMTYYGRWTYKFEEMAKRGALGTLIVHETAPASYGWNTVKNSNTNAQFDIVRQNPTQAHAPVEAWIQRDVATRLFKDAGLDFDALKKTAQSRDFKPVELKGVTMSAHYAVDAQVITSKNVVAIREGSAHPDQTVIYSAHWDHLGIGLPDAKGDKIYNGAIDNATGTAALLELGRVFAKAPQPQRSVVFLAVTAEEKGLLGSEYYGANPLYPLAKTAGVINMDALDPYGPARDFSISGNAKFQLLDDLVAKAKTAGLHFSPDPRPEAGSFFRSDHFSFAKHGVPALSFESGQELEQGSAAAGKAHHDAYTSANYHQPSDEFHADWPFTGMARDLGILYAVGNDLANSPTWPNWSSDSEFRAARDKSAGERK is encoded by the coding sequence GTGAGAAAACCCGCTTTCGCACTGCTCGCCCTGGCCGCTGCCGCCGCCGCTTTCTGCGCCCAGGCCGCCACGCCCGCCAATACTCCCGTTGCCGGTAACGGCGCCGCCCACATTGATCCCAAGCACCTGGCCGAAGACACCAAGGTGCTGTCGTCCGACGCCTTCGAAGGCCGCGGCCCGAACACCGCCGGCGAAACCAAGACCGTCGCCTACCTGATCAAGCAGTTCAGCGAGGCCGGCCTGAAGCCGGGCGGCGACCTGGTGGGCGGCAAGCGCAGCTGGACCCAGGACGTGCCGCTGGGCCGCTTCGAGATCCAGGGCCCGGTCGACATCTCGGTCACCGACGGCAAGGGCTCGCAGAAGCTGCGCCAGGGCGAGGACGTGGCGTTTCGCGCCGCCATGAACAACATGCGCCTGGTCGACTTCAAGAATGCGCCGCTGGTGTTCGTCGGCTACGGCGTGACCGCGCCGGAGCGCAAGTGGGACGACTTCAAGGGCATGGACCTGAAGGGCAAGCTGGCCGTGGTCCTGATCAACGACCCGGACTTCGAGACCGGCCAGGGCGACTTCGGCGGCAAGGCGATGACCTACTACGGCCGCTGGACCTACAAGTTCGAAGAGATGGCCAAGCGCGGTGCGCTGGGCACGCTGATCGTGCACGAGACCGCGCCCGCGTCCTACGGCTGGAACACGGTCAAGAACTCGAACACCAACGCCCAGTTCGACATCGTGCGCCAGAACCCGACCCAGGCCCATGCCCCGGTCGAAGCCTGGATCCAGCGCGACGTCGCGACCCGGCTGTTCAAGGATGCCGGCCTGGATTTCGACGCGCTCAAGAAAACCGCGCAGTCGCGCGACTTCAAGCCGGTCGAACTCAAAGGCGTGACGATGTCGGCCCACTACGCGGTCGACGCCCAGGTCATCACCTCGAAGAACGTGGTGGCGATCCGCGAAGGCAGCGCGCACCCGGACCAGACCGTGATCTATTCGGCGCACTGGGACCACCTCGGCATCGGCCTGCCGGACGCGAAGGGCGACAAGATCTACAACGGCGCGATCGACAACGCCACCGGCACCGCCGCGCTGCTGGAACTGGGACGCGTTTTCGCCAAGGCGCCGCAGCCGCAGCGCAGCGTGGTGTTCCTGGCCGTGACCGCCGAAGAGAAGGGCCTGCTCGGTTCCGAGTACTACGGCGCCAACCCGCTGTACCCGCTGGCCAAGACCGCCGGCGTGATCAACATGGATGCGCTCGACCCGTACGGCCCGGCGCGCGACTTCTCGATCTCGGGCAACGCCAAGTTCCAGCTGCTCGACGACCTGGTCGCCAAGGCCAAGACCGCCGGCCTGCATTTCAGCCCGGACCCGCGTCCGGAAGCCGGCAGCTTCTTCCGTTCCGACCACTTCTCGTTCGCCAAGCACGGCGTGCCGGCGCTGTCGTTCGAGTCGGGCCAGGAGCTGGAGCAGGGCAGCGCCGCGGCCGGCAAGGCCCATCACGACGCCTACACCAGCGCCAACTACCACCAGCCGTCGGACGAGTTCCATGCCGACTGGCCGTTCACCGGCATGGCGCGCGACCTGGGCATCCTGTACGCGGTCGGCAACGACCTGGCGAACTCCCCGACCTGGCCGAACTGGTCGTCGGACTCGGAGTTCCGCGCGGCGCGCGACAAGAGCGCGGGCGAGCGTAAATAA
- a CDS encoding glycoside hydrolase family 5 protein encodes MTPFHRIPARRAGARPPAYMAARAWALATLAALSACSGSGGSGAAAPIAGTTPAPAPAATPTPTAAGTYAACAAAYQPPVAQGTGGLPFCASLATAPAADGAGMENGQACQVRRAPDIVAAMGQGWNLGNSLDANGNSAAPLQDETFWGNPKTTQATIDAVRKAGFTTLRMPVSWDDHMSGAAHTIDPAWMDRVEQVADYALADGMTVILNIHHNNGWEAPTHANEANAKDTLTKLWTQIATRFAKYDHRLVFEAMNEPRVSVNGVDDWIGKAEYYDVINRLNAAALAAIRATGGNNARRLVMLPSYAAAPGEQQLAPLVLPADPMIALSSHAYQPYDFALNQQGSAVFTDTQTLDALFARLNTRFVAKGIPVVLGEWASTDKNNAVERVKHAAYFVKGAHAVGIPTVWWDNGNKALAPGGSDVMALLDRGTLTWLHQDIVDAVFCSAR; translated from the coding sequence ATGACACCCTTTCATCGCATCCCCGCCCGGCGCGCGGGCGCACGCCCGCCTGCGTACATGGCTGCGCGCGCGTGGGCGCTCGCCACGCTGGCGGCCCTGAGCGCGTGCAGCGGCAGCGGCGGCTCCGGCGCCGCTGCCCCGATCGCCGGCACGACGCCCGCGCCCGCGCCCGCGGCCACACCCACTCCCACGGCCGCCGGCACATATGCCGCCTGCGCCGCGGCCTACCAGCCGCCGGTCGCGCAAGGCACCGGGGGCCTGCCCTTCTGCGCCAGCCTGGCCACCGCACCCGCCGCCGACGGCGCCGGCATGGAAAACGGCCAGGCCTGCCAGGTGCGGCGCGCGCCCGACATCGTCGCGGCCATGGGCCAGGGCTGGAACCTCGGCAATTCGCTCGACGCCAACGGCAACAGCGCGGCGCCGCTGCAGGATGAAACCTTTTGGGGCAACCCGAAGACCACGCAGGCCACGATCGACGCGGTGCGCAAGGCCGGTTTCACCACGCTGCGCATGCCGGTCAGCTGGGACGACCACATGAGCGGCGCCGCGCACACCATCGATCCGGCCTGGATGGACCGGGTCGAGCAGGTCGCCGACTATGCGCTGGCCGACGGCATGACGGTCATCCTCAACATCCACCACAACAACGGCTGGGAAGCGCCGACGCACGCCAACGAGGCCAACGCGAAGGACACTTTGACCAAGCTGTGGACCCAGATCGCCACGCGCTTCGCCAAGTACGACCATCGGCTGGTGTTCGAGGCGATGAACGAGCCGAGAGTCAGCGTGAACGGGGTCGACGACTGGATCGGCAAGGCCGAGTACTACGACGTGATCAATCGCCTGAACGCGGCGGCGCTGGCGGCGATCCGCGCCACCGGCGGGAACAACGCACGCCGCCTGGTGATGCTGCCGTCGTACGCGGCGGCGCCGGGCGAGCAGCAGCTGGCGCCGCTGGTGCTGCCGGCGGACCCGATGATCGCGCTCTCGAGCCACGCTTACCAGCCCTACGACTTCGCGCTGAACCAGCAGGGCAGCGCCGTGTTCACGGACACCCAGACGCTCGATGCGCTGTTCGCGCGCCTGAACACGCGCTTCGTCGCCAAGGGCATTCCGGTGGTACTGGGCGAATGGGCGTCGACCGACAAGAACAACGCGGTCGAGCGGGTCAAGCATGCGGCGTACTTCGTCAAGGGTGCGCACGCCGTCGGCATCCCGACCGTGTGGTGGGACAACGGCAACAAGGCGCTGGCGCCGGGCGGCAGCGACGTCATGGCGCTGCTGGACCGCGGCACGCTGACCTGGCTGCACCAGGACATCGTGGACGCGGTCTTCTGCTCGGCGCGGTAG
- a CDS encoding Ku protein, which translates to MARSMWKGAISFGLVHIPVEMYPAVSDNGLDLNMLDRRDFSPIGFKRYNKSTGKEVSWDDIVKGYEYASGEYVVLTDEDLRRANPEATQTIDILAFVNAEQVPLIYYEQPYYLAPGKGGDKVYALLRETLREVGKIGIANVVIRVKQHLAALVCVGDTIVLNTLRYPDEIRPTDELKIPDEESKAAQVTEKELQMAKALVEGMSEKWKPQQYHDTYREDVMALIKKKIEANQTKTLTEPEPEQDKPAKSNVIDLVALLQASLGKKPAKPAADDDDDDDPPPRKSRKPSDDDDEDSGDAPPPRARKSTAARAPVHAKTASAAKRTGASAAKKTPAAAKKATAARKTTAAAKSAATEKAPARRRKAA; encoded by the coding sequence ATGGCGAGGAGTATGTGGAAAGGTGCGATCAGCTTCGGGCTGGTCCACATCCCGGTCGAGATGTACCCGGCGGTCAGCGACAACGGGCTCGACCTGAACATGCTCGACCGGCGCGACTTCTCGCCGATCGGCTTCAAGCGCTACAACAAGAGCACCGGCAAGGAAGTGTCGTGGGACGACATCGTCAAGGGCTACGAATACGCCTCGGGCGAGTACGTGGTACTGACCGACGAGGACCTGCGCCGCGCCAACCCGGAAGCCACGCAGACCATCGACATCCTCGCTTTTGTCAACGCCGAGCAGGTCCCGCTGATCTATTACGAGCAGCCCTACTACCTCGCCCCCGGCAAGGGCGGCGACAAGGTCTATGCGCTGCTGCGCGAGACCCTGCGCGAGGTCGGCAAGATCGGCATCGCCAACGTCGTCATCCGCGTCAAGCAGCACTTGGCGGCGCTGGTCTGCGTCGGCGACACCATCGTGCTCAACACGCTGCGCTATCCGGACGAGATCCGCCCGACCGACGAGCTGAAGATCCCCGATGAAGAGTCGAAGGCGGCCCAGGTCACCGAAAAGGAACTGCAGATGGCCAAGGCCCTGGTCGAGGGCATGAGCGAGAAGTGGAAGCCGCAGCAGTACCACGACACCTACCGCGAAGACGTCATGGCCCTGATCAAGAAGAAGATCGAGGCCAACCAGACCAAGACCCTGACCGAGCCGGAGCCGGAGCAGGACAAGCCGGCCAAGTCCAACGTGATCGACCTGGTCGCGCTGCTGCAGGCCAGCCTGGGCAAGAAGCCGGCCAAACCCGCCGCGGACGACGACGACGACGACGATCCGCCGCCGCGCAAGTCGAGGAAGCCTTCCGACGACGACGACGAGGACAGCGGCGACGCCCCGCCGCCGCGCGCGCGCAAGAGCACGGCTGCACGTGCGCCGGTCCATGCCAAGACGGCCAGCGCCGCCAAGCGCACGGGCGCCAGCGCGGCCAAGAAGACCCCCGCCGCCGCCAAGAAGGCGACGGCAGCCAGGAAAACGACCGCTGCCGCCAAGTCCGCCGCCACCGAGAAAGCGCCGGCGCGGCGCCGAAAGGCGGCCTGA
- a CDS encoding M20/M25/M40 family metallo-hydrolase, with translation MKPAARLALPAALGAALALSTLPALAQTGAAASATTSTASNAAADPVATLVGQLDLARYKATIKELTRFGDRQQGTARNRQAIDWIEAQLKSYGCATERIRYEYKPGPRVAGARAPTQSGMRGGPAGVGGSTLFGTVAPTGVNKDPMAQPDARLRALNAEQPDPAGGPREEVYCTKVGSSHPEEMYIVAAHMDGLGYGEGANDNGSGTALVMELARILNAPGVSLERTVRFALWNNEETGLNGATAYVEQRKALQGIESPKGSGKYPEPRWLGMIQHDMMMYDHGMPVPQVDAAGKPVLDAHGRQVIAPPAQQRREADVNIEFQSDSKQMEGSQKLAWVLHAANNRYASRYPATVGPHMTHTDSAPFMDLVPSISLRENERGQQIGAGWNPHWHQPTDLFSTYSDDDFMLGLNAAQTTLAGVARLAGARVSP, from the coding sequence ATGAAGCCTGCCGCACGTCTCGCCCTGCCCGCTGCCCTGGGCGCCGCCCTCGCCCTGTCCACCCTGCCCGCCCTGGCCCAGACCGGCGCCGCCGCTAGTGCGACGACGAGTACCGCGTCGAACGCCGCCGCCGATCCGGTCGCCACCCTGGTCGGGCAGCTCGACCTGGCGCGCTACAAGGCGACGATCAAGGAACTGACCCGCTTCGGCGACCGCCAGCAAGGCACCGCGCGCAACCGCCAGGCGATCGACTGGATCGAGGCCCAGCTGAAATCCTATGGCTGCGCGACCGAACGCATCCGTTACGAGTACAAGCCGGGCCCGCGCGTGGCCGGCGCGCGCGCGCCCACGCAAAGCGGCATGCGCGGCGGCCCGGCCGGCGTCGGCGGCAGCACGCTGTTCGGCACGGTCGCACCGACCGGCGTCAACAAGGATCCGATGGCCCAGCCCGACGCGCGCCTGCGCGCGCTGAACGCCGAGCAGCCCGATCCGGCCGGCGGCCCGCGCGAGGAAGTCTATTGCACCAAGGTCGGCAGCAGCCATCCGGAGGAAATGTACATCGTCGCCGCCCACATGGATGGCCTGGGCTATGGCGAAGGCGCCAACGACAACGGTTCGGGCACGGCGCTCGTGATGGAGCTGGCGCGCATCCTGAACGCGCCCGGCGTCAGCCTTGAGCGCACCGTCCGCTTCGCGTTGTGGAACAACGAAGAGACCGGCCTGAACGGCGCCACCGCCTACGTCGAGCAGCGCAAGGCCCTGCAGGGCATCGAGTCGCCCAAGGGCTCGGGCAAGTATCCGGAACCGCGCTGGCTGGGCATGATCCAGCACGACATGATGATGTACGACCACGGCATGCCCGTGCCGCAGGTCGACGCCGCCGGCAAGCCGGTGCTGGACGCGCACGGCAGGCAGGTGATCGCCCCGCCGGCGCAGCAGCGGCGCGAAGCCGACGTCAACATCGAGTTCCAGTCCGACTCCAAGCAGATGGAGGGTTCGCAAAAGCTGGCCTGGGTTCTGCACGCGGCGAACAACCGGTACGCATCGCGCTACCCGGCCACGGTCGGACCGCACATGACCCACACCGACTCGGCGCCGTTCATGGACCTGGTCCCGTCGATCTCGCTGCGCGAGAACGAGCGCGGCCAGCAGATCGGCGCCGGCTGGAACCCGCACTGGCACCAGCCGACGGACCTGTTCTCGACCTATAGCGACGACGACTTCATGCTGGGGCTGAACGCGGCGCAGACCACGCTGGCGGGGGTAGCGAGGCTGGCGGGGGCGCGCGTTTCGCCTTGA
- a CDS encoding D-2-hydroxyacid dehydrogenase, translating to MHDIVFLDRDSLHATVRPPAFAHRWRDYSATGADQVVERLQGASIAITNKVPIRLDAIARLPALKMIAVAATGTDNVDLAACRARGIAVANIRDYSVVSVPEHTFALMLAVRRSLRAYAADVDAGLWQRSTRFCLLDHPIGDLAGSRLGIVGYGALGRRVAQIARAFGMEVVVHSRSRIDNADDPQVTQVPLDELLRIADVVSLHLPLSDATRHMIGERELATMRRNAILINTARGGLVDEAALAEALTKGVIAGAGFDVLSKEPPAPDNPLLKLRLPNFVLTPHVAWASAGAMQTLADMLVDNLEAWVAGKPSNLV from the coding sequence ATGCACGATATCGTTTTTCTGGACCGCGACAGCCTCCACGCCACCGTTCGCCCGCCGGCTTTTGCCCACCGCTGGCGCGACTATTCGGCCACCGGCGCGGACCAGGTGGTCGAACGGCTGCAGGGCGCGAGCATCGCCATCACCAACAAGGTGCCGATCCGGCTTGACGCGATCGCCCGGCTGCCCGCGCTGAAGATGATCGCCGTGGCCGCCACCGGCACCGACAACGTCGACCTGGCCGCCTGCCGCGCACGCGGGATCGCGGTAGCCAACATCCGCGACTATTCGGTGGTCTCGGTGCCCGAGCACACCTTTGCGCTGATGCTGGCGGTGCGGCGCAGCCTGCGGGCGTATGCCGCCGACGTCGACGCCGGCCTGTGGCAACGCTCGACCCGCTTCTGCCTGCTGGACCACCCGATCGGCGACCTGGCCGGCAGCCGCCTCGGCATCGTCGGCTACGGCGCGCTGGGCCGGCGCGTGGCGCAGATCGCGCGCGCCTTCGGCATGGAAGTCGTGGTCCACTCGCGCTCGCGCATCGACAATGCGGACGATCCCCAGGTAACGCAGGTGCCGCTGGACGAGCTGCTGCGCATCGCCGACGTGGTCAGCCTGCACCTGCCGCTCAGCGATGCCACGCGCCACATGATCGGCGAGCGCGAACTGGCGACGATGCGCAGGAACGCCATCCTGATCAACACGGCGCGCGGCGGCCTGGTCGACGAGGCGGCGCTGGCCGAGGCGCTGACGAAGGGCGTGATCGCCGGCGCCGGCTTCGACGTGCTCAGCAAGGAGCCGCCCGCGCCCGACAACCCGCTGCTCAAGCTGCGCCTGCCGAACTTCGTGCTGACCCCGCACGTCGCCTGGGCCAGCGCCGGTGCGATGCAGACGCTGGCCGACATGCTGGTCGATAACCTCGAGGCCTGGGTGGCGGGCAAGCCGAGCAACCTGGTCTGA
- a CDS encoding SDR family oxidoreductase — protein MAIQDDTANQQKGIQNRQDQLDGSMQKGDSGSSSGAAQTGVNQPSGDFPAQHLAKPGLEAQMELKPKFMAEGYKGSGKLAGQTAIITGGDSGIGRSVAILFAREGADVAILYLNEHEDAAETQRYCEAEGTRCVTIAGDVRDMEFCQQAVDQVVAKFGRLDVLVNNAAFQEHAETLLDLTEDRFDMTMKTNIYGYFHMAKACLPYMKRGAAIVNTGSVTGLKGSKKLLDYSTTKGAIHAFTMSLAANLLDKGIRVNAVAPGPVWTPLNPADQSPEEITKFGQATTFGRPAQPEELSPAYVYLASSVCSGYVTGVVLPITGSVGE, from the coding sequence ATGGCAATTCAGGACGATACCGCAAACCAGCAGAAAGGCATCCAGAACCGTCAGGACCAGCTCGACGGCAGCATGCAGAAAGGCGATTCCGGCAGCAGCTCGGGCGCGGCCCAGACCGGCGTCAACCAGCCTTCCGGCGACTTCCCCGCCCAGCACCTGGCCAAGCCCGGCCTGGAAGCGCAGATGGAGCTCAAGCCGAAGTTCATGGCCGAGGGCTATAAAGGCAGCGGCAAGCTGGCCGGCCAGACCGCGATCATCACCGGCGGCGACTCCGGCATCGGCCGCTCGGTCGCGATCCTGTTCGCGCGCGAAGGCGCCGACGTCGCGATCCTCTACCTGAACGAGCACGAGGACGCGGCCGAGACCCAGCGCTACTGCGAAGCCGAGGGCACGCGCTGCGTGACCATCGCCGGCGACGTGCGCGACATGGAGTTCTGCCAGCAGGCGGTCGACCAGGTCGTGGCCAAGTTCGGGCGTCTCGACGTGCTGGTCAACAACGCGGCCTTCCAGGAACACGCCGAAACGCTGCTCGACCTGACCGAAGACCGCTTCGACATGACGATGAAGACCAATATCTACGGCTACTTCCACATGGCCAAGGCCTGCCTGCCCTACATGAAGCGCGGCGCCGCCATCGTCAACACCGGCTCGGTCACCGGCCTGAAGGGCTCCAAGAAGCTGCTCGACTACTCGACCACCAAGGGCGCGATCCACGCCTTCACGATGTCGCTGGCGGCCAACCTGCTGGACAAGGGCATCCGCGTCAACGCCGTGGCCCCGGGCCCGGTCTGGACCCCGCTCAACCCGGCCGACCAGTCGCCCGAGGAGATCACCAAGTTCGGCCAGGCTACCACCTTCGGCCGTCCGGCCCAGCCGGAAGAGCTGTCGCCGGCCTACGTCTACCTGGCCTCGAGCGTGTGCTCGGGCTACGTGACCGGGGTCGTGCTGCCGATTACGGGTTCGGTCGGCGAATAA